One genomic region from Dehalobacter restrictus DSM 9455 encodes:
- a CDS encoding B12-binding domain-containing radical SAM protein: MKILLVGINTRYVHTNLAIRGLREVLKTQGNTEWEICIREFSINEHLDKIAGEIFEEKPDVLGFSCYIWNIVSVKALVRRLRPVLPDTFILAGGPEVSFDCDRLMNEVPQLDAVVAGEAERVLPVLLKGWSEGSLPRDVAGVVWRLRREAGGPQGLNSMTASDGFQGMTSTDACGMVVTNAATPDTVDLNFLPNPYAVQEDFRGKLVYVETSRGCPYNCEFCISSTFKGVRFLQPERFRPILRQLFANGARTIKFVDRTFNASKTHGFQVLDLFKEEAEREYEKTGPEGTYGLSGDIPRAHCEIAGDLLDQDWLQYLQNYPTGMIQLEIGVQSTHPPALKAIRRSQNFADWKDKVRYLQHDCGIPVHLDLIAGLPHEGWAEFRKSFDEVFNLRPNHLQLGFLKVLKGSGIRRQCTQYGLKYCPDPPYTVLKTRELSHEQVLDLARIEETLERYYNSGRFKFSLEVVLADRQSPFDFFDALARYWHGKGWFQREWSSRSLFENIWEFLMEQPDGRTALNRKLWREALRFDYFVAERPGQIPDFLQRAEETVQDKSWKEEIRKDPIWQNRIPESEGMDKRQWIRATAIEYFERDIPTGTTEHSPGKGGWYLFYYGRKPTQYFKVES, from the coding sequence GTGAAGATCCTGCTCGTTGGCATAAATACCCGGTATGTACATACAAATCTGGCCATTCGCGGTCTGCGTGAAGTCCTGAAGACACAGGGAAACACTGAATGGGAAATCTGTATCCGCGAATTTTCGATTAATGAGCATCTGGACAAAATTGCCGGAGAAATATTTGAAGAGAAACCGGATGTCCTTGGTTTCTCCTGCTATATCTGGAACATTGTCTCCGTTAAGGCCCTGGTACGCAGGTTGAGGCCTGTCTTGCCCGATACCTTCATTCTGGCTGGGGGGCCGGAAGTATCTTTTGACTGTGATCGTCTTATGAATGAGGTCCCCCAGCTCGATGCGGTCGTTGCCGGGGAAGCCGAACGGGTTCTGCCTGTGCTGCTTAAAGGTTGGTCCGAAGGCAGCCTTCCCCGGGATGTCGCCGGTGTTGTCTGGCGACTGCGGAGAGAGGCCGGCGGTCCCCAGGGCCTGAACAGCATGACTGCCTCGGATGGTTTCCAGGGAATGACCAGCACGGATGCATGTGGCATGGTAGTGACGAATGCAGCGACACCGGATACCGTGGATCTGAATTTTCTGCCAAACCCCTACGCGGTGCAAGAGGATTTTCGCGGGAAACTGGTTTATGTCGAGACAAGCAGGGGCTGTCCGTATAACTGTGAATTTTGTATTTCGTCCACTTTCAAGGGTGTCCGGTTTTTGCAGCCGGAGCGTTTTCGTCCTATTTTGCGGCAGCTTTTTGCGAACGGGGCACGGACGATTAAATTTGTGGACAGAACATTCAACGCATCCAAAACACACGGGTTTCAAGTTCTTGACCTATTTAAAGAGGAAGCTGAACGGGAGTACGAGAAAACAGGACCGGAGGGCACATATGGATTGTCTGGGGACATTCCACGGGCTCATTGCGAGATAGCCGGAGATTTGCTGGATCAGGACTGGCTGCAGTACTTGCAGAACTATCCGACAGGAATGATTCAATTAGAGATAGGAGTCCAGTCCACCCATCCACCTGCTTTGAAAGCGATCCGCCGATCCCAGAATTTTGCGGACTGGAAAGATAAGGTTCGTTATTTGCAGCACGATTGCGGGATACCGGTTCATTTGGATCTTATTGCAGGCTTGCCCCATGAGGGGTGGGCAGAATTCCGCAAGTCATTTGATGAAGTTTTTAATCTCAGACCGAATCATTTGCAGCTTGGTTTTCTGAAGGTATTGAAGGGTTCGGGAATCCGCAGGCAATGCACCCAATACGGGCTGAAATACTGCCCGGATCCGCCCTATACGGTCTTGAAAACACGGGAGTTGAGCCACGAACAGGTTTTGGACCTGGCCCGAATAGAAGAAACTCTGGAAAGGTACTATAATTCTGGAAGGTTTAAGTTTTCACTCGAAGTTGTTCTTGCTGACCGGCAAAGCCCGTTTGATTTTTTTGATGCTCTGGCCAGATACTGGCACGGTAAGGGCTGGTTCCAAAGAGAATGGAGTTCCAGGTCACTCTTCGAGAATATCTGGGAATTTCTGATGGAACAGCCGGACGGCCGGACCGCACTGAATCGGAAACTTTGGCGCGAAGCACTGCGTTTTGATTATTTTGTCGCTGAACGTCCCGGGCAAATCCCTGATTTTCTACAGAGAGCAGAAGAGACTGTCCAGGATAAAAGTTGGAAAGAAGAGATAAGGAAGGACCCGATTTGGCAGAACCGGATTCCTGAGTCTGAGGGCATGGATAAAAGGCAATGGATCAGAGCTACGGCTATCGAATATTTTGAGCGGGATATTCCAACAGGGACTACAGAACATTCCCCGGGAAAAGGCGGCTGGTATTTGTTCTACTACGGTCGAAAGCCGACCCAGTATTTTAAAGTTGAAAGTTGA
- a CDS encoding Na/Pi cotransporter family protein, whose product MFSITMVMQFLGGLGLFLYGVNVTSEGLQKIAAKKLKNILASLTRKPWAATLFGIVMTVALQSSTATTVMIVEFVNSGLMTLTQALGVVLGSAVGTSIVIQLISFPILDFALLLLFIGFIMFFLVRTMLAKSIGQALIGFGCIFVGMSLLSGAFSPLKSSPDVDAFLSQFGTNPILGIAISMVVTALLQSSAAFLAILISLSTHGLLSVESVIPLVMGAHIGGTLTTLFSSLSAERADAVRVAAANTLYRLAAALILLPFFPYFTRFIEWSAADLPRQVANTHLFSAVLMVILFLPLNKILSKCLIKLIPQRRDEGKKPRLIYITKAAPELPAVALTQARQEIRWVANKILENMVQILPRIIFYGDTKILQELERTEREVDWHYQELSKFFTELFRRNMTREQIVESHSYQLIIKELEYIADSLIVMARLGTRIHAAQIMAEETDQEKAGELYIAVSSNFLTLLRYLERGDQALALLIIEAHQGIIEIYNQVQNSLTCRISKDDQGMQELNSWLYKIGEHIVRIAKILQD is encoded by the coding sequence ATGTTTTCGATCACGATGGTAATGCAATTTCTAGGCGGACTGGGACTGTTCCTGTACGGGGTTAATGTTACTTCGGAAGGGCTGCAGAAAATTGCCGCGAAAAAGTTGAAAAACATCCTGGCCTCTTTAACTAGAAAGCCTTGGGCAGCGACCCTATTCGGAATTGTGATGACAGTCGCGCTGCAAAGCAGTACCGCGACAACGGTCATGATCGTCGAATTTGTCAATTCAGGCCTGATGACGCTGACCCAGGCGCTTGGTGTTGTTCTGGGGTCAGCGGTCGGGACCTCGATCGTCATTCAATTAATCTCTTTCCCAATCCTGGATTTTGCACTTTTGCTGCTTTTTATCGGATTTATCATGTTTTTTCTTGTCAGAACCATGCTGGCCAAAAGCATCGGACAAGCGCTGATCGGTTTTGGCTGTATTTTTGTTGGCATGTCTTTGCTTTCTGGAGCATTTTCACCGTTGAAAAGCTCGCCTGATGTCGATGCGTTCCTCTCCCAGTTCGGGACAAACCCGATTCTCGGTATAGCCATAAGTATGGTTGTGACAGCATTACTGCAGAGCAGTGCTGCGTTTCTGGCAATTCTTATTTCCCTCTCCACACACGGACTGCTGTCTGTGGAATCGGTCATCCCGCTGGTCATGGGGGCTCACATCGGGGGGACGCTGACGACTTTGTTTTCCTCTCTCAGCGCTGAACGGGCCGATGCGGTTAGGGTAGCCGCAGCCAACACGCTTTATCGTCTTGCTGCAGCGTTAATCTTACTGCCGTTTTTTCCGTACTTTACTCGGTTTATCGAATGGAGTGCTGCGGACCTGCCCCGGCAGGTAGCGAATACGCATCTTTTTTCGGCAGTCTTAATGGTGATTCTATTTCTGCCTTTAAACAAAATCTTAAGCAAATGTCTGATTAAGCTGATCCCGCAGCGAAGGGACGAAGGCAAAAAACCAAGGCTTATTTATATTACCAAGGCAGCTCCTGAACTGCCGGCTGTTGCCTTGACCCAGGCAAGACAGGAAATCCGCTGGGTGGCGAATAAGATCCTTGAGAATATGGTTCAAATACTGCCGCGTATCATCTTTTACGGGGATACAAAAATACTTCAGGAGCTGGAACGGACGGAGCGGGAAGTAGACTGGCACTATCAGGAACTGTCGAAATTCTTTACGGAATTATTCCGTCGGAATATGACCCGGGAACAAATTGTCGAGAGCCACAGCTACCAGTTGATCATTAAAGAACTTGAATATATTGCCGACAGCCTGATTGTGATGGCCAGGCTGGGGACCAGGATTCATGCTGCCCAGATAATGGCTGAAGAGACTGATCAGGAAAAGGCCGGAGAATTATACATCGCTGTATCCAGCAATTTTTTAACCCTGCTGCGCTATTTGGAAAGAGGTGATCAGGCTCTTGCTTTGCTGATCATCGAAGCCCATCAGGGTATTATCGAAATCTATAATCAAGTTCAGAACAGCCTGACTTGCCGGATCTCCAAAGATGATCAAGGTATGCAGGAATTGAACAGCTGGCTGTATAAAATTGGGGAGCATATTGTCCGGATCGCCAAGATATTGCAGGATTAG
- the whiA gene encoding DNA-binding protein WhiA yields MSFSAITKEELARLELQKDCCELAELASLIRMDGTLQISANQKYSLNVITESAPVARKIYNLAKESLHLPADIVVRRKLRLKKNNSYLVKIYPREMSDLQRLGLFNEEGEIQAGIDKKLIAKKCDQKAYLRGAFLAGGSISNPEGNYHMEIITNDPVLAGDLSELLNKFDLKAKVSTRKNFHVVYLKESEHIVEFLALIGAHQALFEFENIRIIKEMRNQVNRIVNCETANLNKTVDAAVRQLENIRLIERTIGLKALPENLQEIACLRLEFPDYTLKELGEILTPKVGKSGVNHRLRKIEEIAEKIQTDKNKPKPGKGKS; encoded by the coding sequence ATGTCGTTTAGTGCCATAACCAAAGAGGAACTAGCCAGACTGGAGTTGCAGAAGGATTGTTGTGAGCTGGCTGAGCTGGCTTCGCTTATCCGCATGGATGGAACACTGCAGATCAGCGCGAATCAGAAATATTCCCTGAACGTGATCACTGAAAGCGCTCCTGTGGCGCGAAAAATATATAACCTGGCCAAAGAATCGCTGCATCTGCCAGCCGATATTGTGGTCAGGCGGAAATTAAGACTGAAGAAAAACAATTCTTACCTGGTGAAGATTTACCCCAGAGAGATGAGTGATCTGCAAAGACTCGGATTGTTTAATGAAGAGGGAGAAATCCAGGCCGGAATTGATAAGAAACTTATTGCCAAAAAATGTGACCAGAAGGCTTACCTCCGCGGGGCATTTCTGGCCGGAGGCTCGATCAGTAACCCTGAGGGGAATTATCATATGGAGATTATCACGAATGATCCGGTTCTGGCAGGAGACCTGAGCGAACTTTTGAACAAATTTGATCTAAAGGCGAAGGTCAGTACCCGTAAGAATTTCCATGTGGTTTATTTAAAGGAGAGCGAACATATCGTCGAGTTTCTTGCGCTGATTGGTGCCCACCAGGCGTTATTTGAGTTTGAAAATATCCGGATCATCAAAGAAATGCGCAACCAAGTTAACCGGATCGTTAATTGTGAGACTGCCAATCTGAATAAGACGGTGGACGCCGCAGTACGTCAGTTAGAAAACATTCGGCTGATTGAAAGGACCATCGGACTCAAAGCCCTGCCGGAAAATCTGCAGGAGATTGCTTGCCTGCGTCTGGAATTTCCGGATTATACCTTGAAAGAACTGGGCGAAATTCTGACCCCGAAAGTCGGTAAATCGGGCGTCAATCACAGACTGCGCAAGATTGAAGAGATTGCCGAAAAGATTCAGACGGATAAGAACAAACCAAAGCCTGGCAAAGGAAAGAGTTAA
- the rapZ gene encoding RNase adapter RapZ, translated as MKSEALKLVIITGLSGAGKTQALQSMEDLGFFCVDNLPPSLIEKFVDLCAQSQGKIDKAAIVCDLRGGDFFSSLNQALEDLQEAGYQYEILFLEASDDVLVNRYKESRRRHPVSPKGNVLEGIHKERQYLADLRGDASKIIDSSDLTTVQMKEKIRNLFGKEYDPARMSVSVVSFGFKFGIPLDADTIIDVRFLPNPYYLKELKPLNGKDKEVRDYVLLNPTTADFIGRFFHMLEFILPLYLKEGKSHLVIGIGCTGGQHRSVAIAEKTAEFLQMNNYSCVINHRDIKG; from the coding sequence ATGAAAAGTGAAGCATTGAAACTGGTGATTATTACCGGTTTGTCCGGGGCTGGAAAAACGCAAGCCCTGCAAAGTATGGAAGACCTTGGATTTTTTTGCGTTGACAATCTTCCGCCGAGCCTTATTGAAAAGTTCGTTGACTTGTGTGCCCAATCCCAAGGAAAAATAGACAAAGCTGCCATTGTCTGTGACTTACGCGGCGGAGATTTCTTTTCTTCTTTAAACCAGGCGCTCGAGGATCTGCAGGAGGCGGGATATCAATACGAAATTTTATTCCTAGAGGCTTCGGACGATGTTCTGGTCAACCGTTATAAAGAATCAAGAAGAAGGCATCCCGTATCTCCGAAGGGAAATGTGCTGGAAGGCATTCACAAAGAGCGGCAATATCTTGCCGATTTACGCGGGGATGCAAGCAAGATCATTGACAGTTCAGACCTGACAACCGTACAGATGAAGGAAAAAATCAGGAATCTGTTTGGAAAGGAATACGATCCGGCCAGGATGTCCGTATCGGTTGTTTCTTTTGGGTTTAAATTTGGGATACCGCTGGATGCCGATACAATTATCGATGTCCGTTTTCTGCCTAATCCGTATTATTTAAAGGAACTTAAACCGCTGAACGGCAAAGATAAAGAGGTCAGGGATTATGTTTTGCTGAATCCTACCACGGCTGATTTTATCGGCAGGTTTTTTCATATGCTGGAATTTATTTTGCCGTTATATCTCAAGGAAGGCAAGAGTCACCTGGTCATCGGCATAGGATGTACAGGGGGGCAGCACCGTTCCGTGGCAATTGCCGAGAAAACAGCGGAGTTCCTGCAGATGAACAATTACTCCTGTGTTATAAACCACAGAGATATCAAAGGATAG
- a CDS encoding gluconeogenesis factor YvcK family protein, protein MELPKKYLEMCKWFYPNLGVKRYFLLAILGLFLVAGGLSVISSGETLGFIEVQFREIIYQLAGKDTVMVGPAGVVTCLAGMAIVFIAFKKMISSIISVLIPENEDRILDVIYSRRQLKRGPKIVVIGGGTGLSALLKGLKEYTSNLTAIVTVGDDGGSSGRLRRELGILPPGDIRNCLVALAEKEDIMEELFSYRFDTGTLAGHSLGNLFLAGLAGRFGDFQKGIEQIGKVFALRGEVYPSTLSQITLNAYFEDGRFINGETAIRTTPGKIKVLNIMPQDCRPLPGALAALEDADLIVLGPGSLYTSIIPNLLVKGLRDKIASAKAPCIYVCNIMTEPGETDHYAVADHLKVIIEHVGKDLVDAVLAARENISQQVRERYQAEGAEVVDGDAAEVEKLGVRYFEGSFYTGGEVVRHNPDKLAKEILRLLFRLKPVNERVAMVDSYLLNRKIKSI, encoded by the coding sequence ATGGAACTTCCGAAAAAATATTTGGAAATGTGCAAATGGTTCTATCCAAATTTAGGTGTAAAAAGATATTTTCTGTTGGCAATCCTCGGTTTATTTCTTGTCGCCGGCGGACTTTCGGTCATCAGCTCCGGGGAAACCCTCGGATTTATTGAAGTGCAGTTTCGGGAGATCATCTATCAGCTGGCCGGCAAAGATACCGTAATGGTGGGTCCGGCGGGGGTCGTTACCTGCCTGGCAGGTATGGCTATCGTTTTTATTGCGTTTAAAAAAATGATCAGCTCGATCATTTCCGTGCTGATTCCGGAAAATGAAGATAGAATTCTCGATGTGATTTATTCCCGCCGTCAATTGAAGCGAGGACCTAAAATTGTTGTTATCGGTGGAGGTACCGGGCTGTCGGCGTTGCTGAAAGGGCTAAAAGAATATACCAGCAATCTGACGGCTATCGTTACCGTTGGGGATGATGGCGGAAGCTCGGGGCGTCTGCGTCGAGAGCTTGGGATTCTGCCGCCCGGGGATATCCGTAACTGTCTGGTTGCTCTGGCTGAAAAAGAAGATATCATGGAAGAACTTTTTTCCTATCGCTTTGATACCGGGACGCTGGCCGGGCACAGCCTCGGGAATTTGTTTCTTGCAGGTCTGGCCGGAAGATTCGGTGATTTTCAGAAAGGCATCGAGCAAATTGGCAAAGTATTCGCCTTGCGCGGGGAAGTATATCCGTCAACGCTTTCTCAAATCACCCTGAATGCTTATTTTGAAGACGGTAGATTCATTAACGGCGAGACAGCCATCCGGACGACACCTGGCAAGATCAAAGTTCTCAATATTATGCCCCAGGACTGTCGGCCCTTGCCCGGAGCTTTAGCGGCGCTTGAAGATGCCGACCTGATTGTTCTTGGGCCGGGGAGTCTTTATACCAGTATCATTCCGAATCTATTGGTGAAAGGGCTTCGCGACAAGATTGCTTCGGCCAAGGCTCCGTGCATTTATGTCTGCAACATTATGACGGAACCTGGAGAGACTGACCATTATGCGGTCGCCGACCATTTGAAGGTGATTATCGAGCATGTTGGGAAGGATCTGGTTGATGCGGTGCTGGCTGCCAGAGAAAATATATCTCAGCAAGTCAGGGAACGCTATCAGGCAGAAGGAGCTGAGGTTGTGGACGGTGATGCCGCTGAGGTCGAAAAACTGGGTGTTCGTTACTTTGAAGGCAGTTTTTACACCGGCGGGGAAGTTGTCCGGCATAATCCGGATAAGCTGGCTAAAGAAATTTTGCGTCTGTTATTCCGTCTCAAGCCCGTGAATGAGAGAGTCGCCATGGTTGATTCGTATCTGCTAAATCGGAAAATTAAGTCGATATAA
- the trkA gene encoding Trk system potassium transporter TrkA, with protein MRVVIVGAGKVGFSLAQYLVDEDHDVIVIEEDETRRNIIQNSLDVMTIQGNGASPRVLMNADVRSADLMIAVTDSDEVNMVACMAAKQAGIHQTIARIRNSEYIGKEEAEFHRSLGIDLTINPEHVTAVEISRILFIPAALEVEDFADGKVRLLEVRIRPESPHTNIPISELDLPKDILIVGILRKNRMIIPNGAEMLKPSDNVFLVGDPQALNEIQDEFTEKMVPVKKVMLIGAGRIGRNLAVLLEKAGMIVKVIDKNPERCQALAKSLKKGTVYCGEGTDVDLLMEEGVGDADAVVCLTDDDKLNLLLALMAKDLGAQKTICRVGRTEYIPLMEKVGVDSVLSPRLITAGFILSQVRRGKFISVALLEGAKAQAMEIGISPTSKVAGKKLKEVRFPYNCLVGAVLHQGRVYVPNGESVLMPGDQVIIFALPDTIIKVNKFF; from the coding sequence GTGCGGGTAGTCATTGTGGGAGCTGGAAAGGTTGGTTTTAGTCTGGCGCAGTACCTCGTTGATGAAGACCATGATGTCATTGTTATTGAGGAAGATGAAACACGCCGGAATATTATCCAGAACAGCCTTGACGTCATGACTATTCAAGGGAATGGAGCGAGCCCCAGGGTCTTGATGAACGCGGATGTCCGGTCGGCAGACTTGATGATTGCTGTCACCGACAGTGATGAAGTGAACATGGTGGCGTGTATGGCAGCGAAACAGGCTGGAATACATCAAACAATCGCCCGAATCCGCAATAGCGAATATATTGGTAAAGAGGAAGCCGAATTCCATCGTTCTTTGGGGATCGATCTGACGATTAACCCTGAACATGTTACCGCGGTTGAAATAAGCAGGATCTTATTCATTCCGGCAGCACTGGAGGTCGAGGACTTTGCCGATGGTAAAGTCAGGTTGTTGGAAGTAAGGATCCGGCCAGAATCACCGCATACAAATATCCCGATTTCCGAACTGGATCTTCCGAAAGATATTTTGATTGTTGGTATCCTGCGTAAAAACAGGATGATTATACCGAACGGCGCGGAGATGCTGAAGCCAAGCGACAATGTTTTTCTTGTCGGCGATCCGCAAGCTTTAAATGAGATCCAGGATGAGTTTACCGAAAAGATGGTCCCGGTCAAGAAAGTCATGCTCATTGGAGCCGGCCGAATTGGCCGCAATCTGGCCGTTCTGCTCGAAAAGGCAGGTATGATCGTCAAGGTGATCGACAAGAATCCGGAACGGTGTCAGGCTTTGGCCAAAAGCCTCAAAAAGGGAACTGTGTACTGCGGAGAGGGAACCGATGTCGATCTGCTGATGGAAGAAGGGGTCGGAGATGCCGATGCCGTAGTCTGTCTGACAGATGACGATAAGCTGAATCTGCTTCTGGCCCTGATGGCCAAAGATCTGGGCGCCCAGAAAACAATTTGCCGGGTAGGAAGAACGGAGTATATTCCCCTGATGGAAAAGGTAGGCGTGGATTCTGTCTTATCGCCAAGATTGATCACAGCCGGTTTTATTCTGAGCCAGGTCCGCAGGGGTAAATTTATTTCCGTGGCTCTGCTGGAAGGCGCCAAAGCGCAGGCTATGGAAATCGGCATATCTCCGACGTCCAAAGTTGCCGGCAAGAAGCTGAAAGAGGTCAGGTTTCCCTACAATTGTCTGGTTGGAGCAGTCCTGCATCAAGGTCGGGTTTACGTGCCAAACGGTGAATCTGTTCTGATGCCCGGTGACCAGGTGATAATCTTTGCACTGCCTGATACGATCATTAAGGTCAATAAATTCTTTTAA
- a CDS encoding ABC transporter substrate-binding protein, translating into MIIILSLTALTACSKGPSPGEPGGDAPAVISVWYSLDGKEEQALLAQFARINKEYPEVSVKGEKIAEADIVQQVWNYQAGAEGPEIVIARRQILDALYKKGAVSPVLADIDSAYPAARAVFTYNKQAFAAPWLTDVPLLYYRKDKVLVPPASLAEIWEKHSVIAVPGLNASLLSPWWRAEGGTLSANGVPALDSQKNRAFINNFAALRQQNQVLLDSAALARFAGGETGYLLTWASDSTRLTNIGGNWDCLSFYSLLGAKGQVLLEHTIGIANSSIKTIPVMESAIRLVEEELLKPAAEEAMFQAGGRLPVNSAYYESATKRFQSEVALSLQSAWYLEGSVNDWTYLDLLNSSWQNIAGGANMESELARIQQDASDIGKQTK; encoded by the coding sequence ATGATAATTATATTGAGCTTAACGGCTTTAACAGCTTGTTCCAAGGGACCCTCTCCGGGGGAACCCGGCGGAGACGCCCCTGCGGTAATCTCTGTCTGGTATTCGTTGGACGGCAAAGAAGAACAGGCTTTACTTGCGCAGTTTGCCAGAATCAATAAGGAATATCCCGAAGTATCGGTTAAAGGTGAAAAAATTGCTGAGGCAGATATTGTCCAGCAGGTCTGGAACTACCAAGCCGGAGCAGAGGGGCCGGAAATTGTGATTGCTAGAAGACAGATCCTCGATGCGCTCTATAAAAAAGGGGCGGTCTCACCTGTTCTGGCGGATATCGACTCAGCCTATCCGGCGGCGAGAGCGGTTTTTACGTATAATAAACAAGCATTTGCAGCACCCTGGCTTACGGATGTGCCACTGCTCTACTACCGCAAAGATAAAGTACTGGTGCCCCCGGCAAGTCTGGCGGAAATCTGGGAGAAACATTCCGTCATCGCAGTTCCGGGTCTGAATGCGTCGCTGCTCAGTCCGTGGTGGAGGGCTGAGGGAGGAACGTTAAGTGCCAACGGTGTTCCAGCCCTGGATTCGCAGAAGAATCGGGCTTTTATCAACAATTTTGCAGCGCTTCGTCAGCAAAATCAAGTGCTTTTGGACAGTGCGGCCTTAGCCCGGTTTGCCGGGGGTGAGACCGGTTACCTGCTGACCTGGGCCAGTGACAGTACCAGACTGACGAACATAGGTGGAAACTGGGACTGTCTGTCCTTCTATTCTTTACTGGGAGCCAAGGGACAGGTTTTGCTGGAGCATACGATCGGAATCGCTAATTCATCCATAAAGACCATTCCTGTCATGGAAAGCGCCATTCGGCTGGTTGAAGAAGAACTGCTGAAGCCGGCGGCGGAAGAGGCGATGTTTCAAGCCGGCGGCAGGCTGCCTGTTAACAGTGCGTATTACGAATCGGCGACGAAGCGTTTTCAGTCAGAGGTTGCTTTGTCTTTGCAGTCTGCCTGGTATTTGGAGGGTTCAGTGAACGACTGGACGTATTTGGACCTCCTAAATTCCAGCTGGCAGAATATTGCAGGAGGGGCCAATATGGAAAGTGAACTCGCTCGTATTCAGCAGGATGCGTCGGATATTGGCAAGCAAACGAAATAA
- a CDS encoding Cof-type HAD-IIB family hydrolase, producing MIRLVAIDLDETLLNDAWQISEGNIKAIRRAVAKGVMVTLATGRMAVSARKYASQLGLDVPIITCNGALIEHSLSREIICHKVIPSGLAMKIIQHLQSKEVYTQVFIKDEVFTNKWNQYSKAYEEMTGIKVQETDVLQILHTEPEGAEKILCISGEDYLQTATAELRQIYADRLHFTRSKPIFLDMIDKEVNKGSALRALAANFGILPEEIIAIGDNFNDREMLMFAGIGVAMGNAHQELKEIADYITASNKEDGVAKVFEKFVL from the coding sequence TTGATCCGACTTGTTGCCATAGATTTGGATGAAACACTGCTTAACGATGCGTGGCAAATTTCTGAAGGGAATATCAAGGCCATCCGCCGCGCAGTGGCCAAAGGCGTAATGGTTACGCTTGCTACAGGAAGGATGGCTGTATCTGCCAGAAAATACGCCAGCCAGCTGGGTCTGGATGTTCCGATTATTACATGCAACGGAGCCTTGATCGAGCACTCCCTGAGCAGGGAAATCATCTGCCATAAAGTGATTCCGTCAGGATTAGCTATGAAGATTATTCAGCATCTCCAGTCGAAAGAAGTCTACACACAGGTGTTTATCAAAGATGAAGTCTTTACAAATAAATGGAATCAATATTCCAAAGCCTATGAGGAAATGACCGGAATAAAGGTCCAGGAAACGGATGTGCTGCAAATTTTGCACACTGAGCCGGAAGGTGCTGAAAAAATATTGTGCATTTCCGGGGAGGATTATCTCCAGACTGCTACGGCAGAACTGCGGCAGATCTATGCCGACAGGCTTCATTTTACGCGTTCCAAGCCAATTTTTCTGGATATGATCGATAAAGAGGTCAACAAAGGCAGCGCGCTTAGGGCGTTAGCCGCGAATTTCGGCATCTTGCCGGAAGAAATTATCGCGATTGGGGATAATTTCAATGACCGGGAAATGCTGATGTTTGCCGGTATCGGTGTGGCTATGGGCAATGCCCATCAGGAACTTAAAGAAATTGCGGATTATATTACAGCTTCAAATAAAGAAGACGGAGTAGCCAAAGTTTTCGAGAAATTTGTTCTGTAA